DNA sequence from the Leguminivora glycinivorella isolate SPB_JAAS2020 chromosome 13, LegGlyc_1.1, whole genome shotgun sequence genome:
aattttatgaagtaaaacaaatttaatgtcttTGCCACAgtccaatatttcgcacgtattactcaacgagtatacatttcgtattcaattatgagattaaaatctaaaaaatatatgtaccgtaattatgtcactataatctgtaatctttacttaatACATTTACATCAGATATATAAATGTACTTAACCACAAATAGTAATAGAACATAAAAACATTacggactgtgtttccgttattccgtgatactcccgcaattatgtacaccgcATCAAAATgatgtacattattccgggagcgggtattttaattaaaatatgttttaaattaacttgaaaagatgatataaatgtcttttaataactttaagacaattatgatacaaatttaatattaattaacttaccatcatcacagcaaacccttacgaagttccgctgccgcgttaagctcaccgtcaaacacgcccatagaaaccactgcgtgtCTGCTactgacgcgtttggaggtacctcaTGGCTTCAAAAGATAAGATACATAtccgaaaatcgactttttcggttctatttgatctatagttaattaaatactgcattaaattaagattttactgatagtttcctcattttgcgacaaaaaccaaagtatcccggaataatgtaccacattttactatcccggaatagtgtacagatACCTTACTAAACTACTCTAAACATTCAATCTAGCCAATCTAGGTAATATTATTTCGCTTCACATGCCGttacctatacatatataaatatgcaTACTTTATCACAGAACAATAATTCTACCGTATTTTTGTTTGTCTACTAAATAATACCtgttaatacttttttttattgggggagatcaacctagccccaaactaagcaaaacttgtactatgggtgctagccgacgatatacatacctatatagatagatacatacatatatacatagaaaacataaaTTACAGAAAGAACCATCtttcatcgcacaaataaatgcccttctcgggattcgaacccaggaccgcggttaAGCAGTTTTTTATCTCTATACTTATTTAACATAAGAAATTATACCTACGTATTCTCTCATTCTCAAACAAATCGATGCATACGAACGGTAGAATCGTCGTTAATAATCCGGTTCGAAGGGCCACAAACTATATTGGATTAAATCATATTCATAAACTTTAACtgttttttttgtggagtcaaATGTATTTTATACCAAAAGAAATTTcttaagtacctaagtaaattTTGTTAGAATTATTTACGCGTACTGTATAAGCTCAAAATAAACTGACTTATCTACTTGACACTTATATTCCTATTTGCGTTCTTGTGCAATGTTTTCAAGCAAAAAACGCATGCTTACATAACCATTTGTAGGGTCTACAAAATAGAAACTTAATTGTAAAGAGCCTCTTTTTGTATTGACGGATGACTTAACCCGTTTTCGTTATGTTACGTAACTTACGTAAGAAACAAACGAAGTTCGAGACGTCTCAACGTGAAGGCGGTGCCGTTTTCGACAATATTTGCTTAGCATATGACACACATTTCGAAATTTACCTAGTTACTTTGATGTTAGACTAAGTTTACACCTCCTAgagagtattatattctttggttTACACTAAGTGAGAGAATATATTGTTTACAGTATTATTGGTAGTATctatttgttatattattatattgcaaaaaaataagGGTTTTTATATAATATGTTAGTTTGAGGTGACTGTATCAACTGTATGGATCCCTATAGTCGCAAGTGAGCGCATGCGTGGATATCTTTTTACATCAATTAAGGCGTAATTAGAGTATTACATGCtctcggattttggcgcttaatTATAGGTAAGTATGCGTGCATGCGTAACACATATCATATCACTCTCGCATTTGTTACACTTTTGAACACATCGGCATATCCGATCTTTTTAACAGCGGTTTTGACCACATTAAGTTTGCACTTTGCACCGACTTGGCAATATTAATCGTGACTATGCATTATCATATCTGTTGCCCTTACCTACCTGAGCGCCATACATAAACATAACAAATATACTTGGCATGTCAACTTAGAGTGATTCCACTAATAGCCAAGCAATTGGATACCTCACGAAGACCCTTGTCAAGATAAACAAAATGAAAGCCAGGTTTTCCAAACCATTTTTTTTCCAGGGAGCCAACCAGAGCGAGATCTCACCCGGAAAGGGAGACCCTGGGAAAGGAGACATTGTCAGCAGAATCAAGGCCAGACTGGCGTCGGTGGATAAGAGCAAAGCGCAGGCTTTGGGTGGAGTTTTTCTGTTCAACATTATTAAGGGCACCAGTGTTTATAGTTGGAGTGAGTATACTTACCTACTCATGTAAATTTAAATGGAACAAGCGAATTCTATTGGACTCGTTACCATTTTCGGTAATCGTCATATGTTTCTATTTCTCCCGTCCCGAGGCAAATAAAATACCAAGGTATGCTTTCttacccccccccctccccatGAGCTTAGATATTATAGTACTTTGAAAGTCCACTCAGTCGGTCTAGTCACTAAGGGGTTTTCCTGATAACAGAATAGCCACAGATATATAAtggtacaagtacagaaggctcactcctttcatgtttacaaaatgccgccattctaaattcttactataattatattaacaatcggaccgagcagccgacattgaattctattgcgtcgcgcgaaggtcgtcaccactgaatgagccacgaactcgcggccgccggcatgtacttgtagcgtagCGATAAAATCGCGgtgtgagccgcccctggcacaTCCCAGATTATGCTGGGCGGAAtgttcctttttagggttccgtagccaaaatggcaaaaacggaacccttatagtttcgtcatgtccgtctgtccgtctgtccgtctgtccgtctgtccgtctgtcacagccgatttactcggaaactataagtactacagtgatgaaatttgatgggaatatgtgttgtatgaaccgctacaaaattatgacactaaatagtaaaaaaaagaattgggggtggggcccccatacatgtaactgagggatgaaaattttttttcgatgtacatacccgtgtggggtatcaatggaaaggtcttttaaaatgatataaagttttctaaaaaacatttttcttaaagtgaacggtttttgagatatcagctctcaaagtcgtaaaaagtatgtccccccccctctatttttataactacggggtataaaattctaaaaaaaatagaggtgatgcatgctaattaactctttcaacgatttttggtttgatcaaagtatctcttatagtttttgagataggttgatttaactgtaattttggcaggtgtataaattgacataataagtttatttatacAGATAACACCGCATGCCAGATTAAGCTGGGCGGAATGTTCCTTTTTTacgatatacctacataattattaaagacggtcaagcaaatcctGTCACTAAACAAAGTGCCAAACTTGGAAAATGTAGGGCGAAGGATTAACGTCctatagaaaattagaaattcgcgcctttttagtggcaagatttgcttgactgtCGGCACATGTTAAATATGTGCAAATAACTGATTTTGTCTTTTGAGGGCACCAACTATACTTACAGTTTGCAATAAAGTTCATAACTCATAGTGGTGCAGTAGGTTTTCTCTCCTATTTACCTAAAAGCACTGATTATGGTGGGCGGAATGTTCTTGtctttttatcttttcttaGCGCGGgcttataataaagagtactattttatttacaatatggccactcccgctccccgctgaaagtgccgcccacccgtcTGTGTGTAGGTTCGATTCGAACCCCACAGGCCCACACCTGAAGGTGCGCGACAAAACTGCtcgacgacttttttgtctctgtcgttgCTTCTCGCGACAATTTGCAAGGTGCGCCCACGGGAACGacagcgacgcaactttttcttttttcatcaAATTGAGAGCCTAtccaaaaaaaactttttgGTAGGTACTTCAGAATgagtgtttaaaagttttgatgaacACCAGTAGAATTTTACAACCCGGCATCGTTTTTCTCAATATTGTCggaatattcttttaaattcttgtcatataaaaTCGGTCTTTCCTCTACTTCTTCAGTTAAACGACAGATAgaagtctggctaatgaaagttgagcccgaaaaaacgtggcaatttcaaaaagattggagctggcaacacattgataacatggtttcttttttataaattctaattaatttacagcacttactttactaatttttatggtgttattcattgttatttatagatttcgctgttaacttttaccgaaattcgttaaagtgaccgtcacactgacagatgacaatcgatgatatgacatccagagttgctgttttaaaaaaatactgggttcaactttcattagccagactctatcaatgtcgtcttcaacaatcggcattttaaattataatgttTTCGGACTTTTCGGATAATAACATACGTTCGCCCAGGCGGTTGAgtgataactgtcaaaatgaccgaccggcgactattttgtcgccgtgtgcgcacttgcattgaaaccCAATAGGGAAGGAGACAGTTGCGTCGCAGGCTTGTCGCCGAACCCGCAGACAAAAAAGTTGCTTCGCAACGTGGGCGCattttcatactagcccatagaccgatgaTGGTGATGGATGTGATGcgagcgacaaaaaagtcgctgccaaaagttgcccgtgtgcgcgctctcTGACAGCATGTCGTGTCCGTGTCGTACGTCAAAAGCATAGAGCATTTATTGAATAGGTTCAATACCACTACAGTCTACACTACTATAGTCACCGTTTGTACTTATTACATAATCCAACCTTTAACATTTCAGCTCTGGACCTCAACAACGTGTGCGTCTACGAGGGGGAACCCGAAGACGACCCGGATTCCACCTTCACCCTCACAGAAGCCAACTTTAAGACCCTGGTGCTGGGCAAAGAGGACGCCAGACACGTTGTCCAGTCCGGACGATGCTCTGTTACTGGCGACGTCATGAGAGCGATGCAACTGGAACCTTATATTAAGTTAGAATAGATTTTTGGATCGTACAAAATTCACAATGAAAAAGATAAAACTTGATCATATTTTAACGGAAGCGGTAGGGGGTCGAAAGACCTCTTACGAAGTAAggttatactctgtcaaacaagtctgtcagtaaataagaactaagaaaactataggtatccttttctctagcaccctaaagaataGGATGCATATATAGTttactttgttcttatttactgacagacttgtttgacagagtataattaCGAGTTACGTTAATTGCCGCAACGAAGGTGTATCGTGAAAAACAGTTAgagagcgcgcacacgggcaactgttgccggcgacttttttgtcgcgaccatggcctagtatgaaagtgcgcacacgaggcgacgcaacttctcatacaaatgcgaaagtcgccgagcaactgttgcccccgtgggcgcgcacccttaaAGACCGGTGCTGCAACACTGGCAACATCATGCGAGaagtattttaaaaatctacCGCGcgctaaaaaaaaacacttttaggGCTCTTTCAAAATGTACAGTAAATCTAAATGTTGTAGTGTGCAAAAGATAGGTATAAATTGGTCCGTACGGTCCACGAAATAGAACGCTTTTATAAAGGTGCAAAACAGTGAATAAAAACCGTGCTACTGTATCATGCCAGCAATAAAAATCGACCTTATAATGCACTAAATAGACCACTTTTTGTTaatccaaaaataataaaaaactagCTAGCATGATTATATAAAAGCGAAAGACCGATCTAAATGTGTGATAAAAAATAACCAGCCCATCTAATCGCAATTTTTTCCTCAGCTGTCAGCCTTATCCAGTATATTTTGAGCTGCACATTCGTGTTATTTATTCGTAATCAAACTTCATTTGATACTGGTTGGTAATGGTCATTAGATCGTGGTCACTAGGCCTGTTATTATGAAGAGTGAAAGTGTAAAGTGGTCACTTCACACAATAAGAAAATGATTTCCTCAAACTGTAATCTTACGTATATGCGTGTTGGATCTAGATCTGATTATAATAATTGGGCACACTTTTCTACATGATACATATTAATGACGATAGAATAAgaagaataaataatttattgtatGTCCTTGTCTTACAAGAAGGTTAGCATTTAGCaaatactattcaatatactctatgttTAGCAATTGCATGACAAAATACTATTTAATCTCATGAATACTTGTtatgttattaaattttaagttaggtaatttaataaatatttttttaagaatgtgttttttttttcattttacacCAATCTGCCTGAATATGAGCAACTCAGTAAgatgataaatttattttattttacaaattcatttattttgtaattaatttgTTATGAAATGGAAGGATCTTCAGAACTAAACTTGTCCCAATCTATATCTTCAATACTTTATAATTGAGCATTTAGTCAGCCTACAATTCTATGTTATTgttatttcatatattttaatGTGGGTAGGCAgatattaaaaagaaaaatacagtTAAATCAATTCGAAACTATTAGTctattacaataaaacaattctTTCAACTAAcgaaaaatatttaatcaataAGTATATGCTTCAAGTAACATTGGACATCAT
Encoded proteins:
- the LOC125232580 gene encoding peroxisomal multifunctional enzyme A-like, which translates into the protein MGANQSEISPGKGDPGKGDIVSRIKARLASVDKSKAQALGGVFLFNIIKGTSVYSWTLDLNNVCVYEGEPEDDPDSTFTLTEANFKTLVLGKEDARHVVQSGRCSVTGDVMRAMQLEPYIKLE